A window of Cellulosimicrobium protaetiae genomic DNA:
TGCGCAGCGGCACGAAGCCGACGCCCAGGTGCGTCGCGAGGGGCGCGCCGATGAGGAACCCGCGCGCCTCCATGCCGGCGACGAGGTCGATGCCGCCCGCGGCGCGCGCCGCGTCCCCGAGCGCCTCGACGACGTGCCCGAACGCCTCGCCGTCGGCGAGGAGCCCGGTGATGTCGCGGAACGTGATGCCGGGCCCGGGGTAGTCGGGCACGGCGCGGACGAGCTCGAGCACGCGCGCGGCCCGCTGCGCGCCGAGACCGGCGAGGCCGACGGCCCGCAGGCCGTCCGCCTCGCCGGTCGGCGGTTGGAGCGCGTCGCTCATCGCGGGCGACGGCGGCGCGGCTGCGCCTTGTTGCCCAGGTGCCCGCCCGGCTGGAGCTGACGGTGGCCCGCGACGCCCGCGGCGGCGAGCTCGGCGTCCTCGTCGTCACCCGCGGACTCGAGCTTCTCCGCGCGCAGCGCGAGCACCTTCGCCGTGTGCTCCTGGATGGGCTTCTCCCGCTCGCGCAGCGTGACCTCGAGCGGTGTCGCGAGGAACACCGACGAGTACGCGCCCACGCCCATGCCGACGAACAGCGCGAGGGCGATGTCGCGCAGCGTTCCCGCACCGAGGAGGAAGGCCCCGATGAAGAGGATGCCCGCGACCGGCAGCAGCGCGACGACCGACGTGTTGATCGAGCGCACCAGCGTCTGGTTGATCGCGAGGTTCGCACGCTCGGCGTACGTGCTCCGCGTCTGGTCGAGCACGCCGACGGTGTTCTCGCGCACCTTGTCGAAGACCACGACGGTGTCGTAGATCGAGTACGCGAGGATCGTCAGCAGACCGATCACCGTCGCCGGCGTGATCTCCCAGCCGATGAGGGCGTAGATGCCGACGGTGACGACGAGGTCGTGGAAGAGCGCGATCACCGCGGCGAGCGCCATGCGCCAGTTGCGGAAGTAGACCGTCATGACGAGGCTCACGAGGAGCAGGAAGACGACGAGGCCCACGACGGCCTTCTGGGAGACGTCCTTGCCCCAGGTCGGGCCGATGAACGAGCTCGTCACCTCACCGGCGGAGACCCCGTAGGCGTCGGCGAGCTCGGTCCGCACCTGCTCGACCTGGTCGTTGCTGAGCTCGGCCGTCTGGACCCGGACCGTGGACGCCCCCACAGACGTGACGCGCGGGGCCTCCTCCGGGGCTACCGCTGCGACCGCGTCGAGCGCGGGTTGCTGCTCCGTGTCGCTGACGCCCGAGACGGTGAACTCCGAGCCGCCCCGGAACTCGATCCCGAGGTTGAGCCCGTCGCCCGCGACGCGGACACCGATGACCCCGAGCGACAGGACGACGAGGACGACGGCGACCAGGAAGTACGCGCGCCGCTTCGCGACGATCGCGTAGGACCGGCGGCCCGTGTACAGGTCGTTGCCCCACTGGGCGAAACCGCTGGCCATCAGTGCTTCTCCTCGTTCTCGTCGTCCGACGCCGGGGCGTCGGACGCCCCCGCGTCGGCGGTGCCGGAGCCGGCCGCGCGACGCTCTGCCGCACGACGCTCGGCGATGGTCATGCGCTGCCCGTCGCCGCGGCCGACGCCGGCGCCGACCGTCTCCCGGACGGGCGCCGGGCGCTCGTGCGCCGGCGCGCTGTCGTCACCGGTCACGTCAGCGGGCTCCACGGCCTCGCTCGACGACTCGGCCGTGACCACGCGACCGCGGCCCGCGTACCGCGCGCTGCGGACGCCCAGGCGACGCGGGTCGAGCCCGGACGCCGGGTGCCCGTTCGCGAAGAACTTCGTCCTCGCGAGGAGCTGCAGGAGCGGGTGGGTGAAGAGGAACACGACGACGAGGTCGACGAGCGTCGTGAGGCCGAGCGTGAACGCGAAGCCGCGCACGCCACCGACCGCGAGGTAGTACAGGACGATCGCCGCGACGAAGTTCACCGCGTCCGAGGCCAGGATCGTGCGGCGGGCACGCTGCCAGCCCTTCTCCACGGCCGAGTTCAGGGTGCGGCCGTCACGCAGCTCGTCACGGATGCGCTCGAAGTACACGATGAACGAGTCCGCGGTGATACCGATGGCCACGATGAGGCCGGCGACGCCCGCGAGCGACAGCCGGTACCCGATCGTCCACGACAGCAGCGAGATCACCCCGTAGGTGATGATCGCGGCGACGCCGAGCGACGCGACGGTCACGAGACCGAGCGTGCGGTACTGGAAGAGGGAGTAGATCACCACGAGCAGCATGCCGATCGCGCCCGCGAGCAGACCCTTCTCGAGCTGCTCGGACCCGAGCGTCGCCGAGATCTGCTCCTGGCTCTGCACCTCGAACGTCAGCGGGAGGGAGCCGAAGTTGAGCTGGTTCGCGAGCGTCGCGGCGGTGTCGCGCGTGAAGCTGCCCGAGATCTCCGCCTTGCCGTCGGGGATCGCGACCTGAGACACCGGCGCGGAGATCACGAGACCGTCGAGCACCATCGCGAACTGGTTCTGCGGCGACGGCAGCGACGTGAGGCGCGTCGTGACCTCGCGGAACGCCTGCGTGCCCTCGGAGTCGAACTCGATGTTGACGACCCACTCGTTCGTGACCACGCCGTTCTGCCCGACTCGCAGGCCCGAGCTGGCGTTCGAGATGTCCGTGCCCTCGATCTCGACCGGGCCGAGGACGTACTTGGCGAGACCGTCGTCCGAGCACGCGACGAACGCGCTGTCGGTCGGGCCGCTGTCGCCGCCCACGAGGTTCTCCGGGAGCGTGCAGTCGAGGGCGTCGAACTGCTCCTGGATCTCGGGGGTGATCTGGGCCAGGTCGCTCGGGTTCTCGGGCCGCGTCGTCTCGGTCTCGGACGTCGCGTCGTCGGCCGGAGCCTCCGTCGAGCCGTCCGTCGCCGCGTCCTCGGCGGGGGCCTCGGTCGAGCCGTCCGTCGCCGCGTCGGCCGGGGCGTCCGCGGACTCCTCGGCGCCGTCGGTCGTGGTCCCGTCACCGGTGGCGGCGTCCTCGCCCGTGGCGGCCTCGTCCGTCGCGACGGGCGTCGGCGCGCCGACGGCGAGGACGGGGCGGAACCGCATCTGCGCGGACCGGCTCACCAGGTCGATCGTCTCCTGCGAGGGCTCGCCCGGGATGCCGACGACGATGTTGTTCTGGCCCTGGCTCGTGATCTCGGCCTCGGAGACGCCCTGCGCGTCGATGCGCTGGCGGATGACGTTGATCGCCTGGTTGATGTCCTCGTCCGTCGGCTGCGAGCCGTCGGTGGTCACAGGCTGCAGGATGATCTGCGTGCCACCCTCGAGGTCGAGCGCGAGGCCCGGGGTGAGGCTCGCCCCGCCCGGATTCTCGTCAGACTTCGGGTCGAGCTTCGTGCCCGCGAAGAGGGACCCGAAGAGGACGACGATGAGGATTCCCAGGGTGACGAGGGTCCGTACGGGCCTCGCTCGTGTGCTGCTGGTGGCCAACTGTCCGTCTCTTCTCGTGCGTGTGCGGTGGGCCTCGCGGCCCACCGCGTCAGACCGGTCGCGGCAGCGACCGGCTCGGGGTCACTTGGTGTCGGTGCCGTCGTCCCGGCGCCCGCGGTCCTTCTCCGACCCGTCGTCGGTCAGACCGGACAGGTCGTCGGGGACGACGAGGTCGTCGACGTCCCCCTTCGAGGTGCTGGTGCCCGGGTCCGCGCTGCCGTACTCGGTGTCCTCCTCCGACGCCTCGTCCGTCTCCTCGGCCTCGACCGGGGGCTCGACGAGCTTGGCGACGGCGGCGCGCAGCCACCGGGACTGGTTGCCCGGCGTGGACTCGATCGTGATGACGTCGGCTTCCTCGTCGACGTCGACGATCGTGCCGAACATGCCCGAGCCCGTCATCACCTCCTGCCCGGGGGCGAGGTTCGCCCGGAAGCTCTGGGCCTCGCGCTGCTGCTTGCGGGTGCGGCTGGTCATGAGGAACATCGCACCCGCCGCGAGGGCGAGGATGAGGATGAAGCTGATATCCATGACGGAGTCTCGTGTCCTGTTCTGTGCGGGATCTGCGCGCAGTCTAGGCGTGCGCGCACGGTTCACCAACGAGCCGTCTCGCCGCGGAGTTCCGCCCGCTCGGGTCCCCACCATTCTAGGACCACGCGCGGAGCGCCTGTGACCGCCGTCACGGGGACCCCGAGAGCCCACCGGACTCGGCCGCCGGCAGGTCGCGTCCAGGCTCGCCCTCAGGCGTCGAACAGCGTGCCGCCCTCCCGCGGCGGGGTGAGCCCCAGGTGGGCCCACGCGGCCGGCGTCGCGACCCGACCCCGGGGGGTCCGCCCGATCAGCCCCTCGCGCACGAGGTACGGCTCGGCGACCGTCTCGACGGTCTCCGCCTCCTCCCCGACCGTCACGGCGAGCGTCGTCAGGCCGACGGGGCCACCGTTGAAGCGCGTGCACAGCGCGGTGAGGACGGCGCGGTCGAGCCGGTCGAGGCCGATGGGGTCCACCTCGTAGACCTCGAGCGCGGCACGCGCGGCGGCGAGGTCCATGCTGCCGTCGCCGCGGACCTGCGCCCAGTCGCGGACGCGGCGCAGGAGCCGGTTGGCGATGCGGGGCGTGCCGCGCGAGCGCCCGGCGATCTCGCGCGCGGCGTCCGGGTCGAGGGCGACGCCGAGCAGTCCGGCGGACCGCGTGAGCACGCGCTCGAGCTCGTCGCTCGAGTAGAAGTCGAGGTGCCCGGTGAAGCCGAACCGGTCACGCAGCGGCGCGGGCAGCAGTCCCGCGCGCGTCGTGGCGCCGACCGCGGTGAAGGGGGGCAGCGAGAGCGGGATCGCGCTCGCGCCGGCGCCCTTGCCCACGACGACGTCGACCCGGAAGTCCTCCATCGCCATGTAGAGCAGCTCCTCGGCGGGGCGCGCGAGGCGGTGGATCTCGTCGATGAAGAGCACCTCGCCCTCCTCGAGCGAGGAGAGCACGGCGGCCAGGTCGCCCGCGTGCTGGATGGCCGGGCCGGACGTCACGCGCAGCGACGTCCCCAGCTCCGCGGCGATGATCATGGCGAGCGTCGTCTTGCCGAGCCCCGGGGGCCCGGACAGGAGCACGTGGTCCGGCGCGCTCCCGCGAGCCAGCGCGGCCTGGAGCACGAGCGAGAGCTGGTCGCGCACGACGGCCTGACCGACGAACTCCTCGAGCCGTCGGGGTCGCAGCGCCGCCTCGGCCGCGCGTTCCAGGTCGTCCGCGCCCGCGGCGACGATCCGCTCGGACGAGAACGTCCCGTCACCGCCGAAGCCGTCGACGCCCACCTGGTCGAAGTTCGCCACGGTCAGCCCCTCGGTCCGCCGAGGACGCGCAGCGCCGCGCGCAGCGCACCGGCCACGTCAGGAGCCTCGACGACGTCGACGCCCGCCTCAGCGAGCACGGTGGAGACCGCGTCGTCCGCGGCCTTGAGGTTCCAGCCGAGCCCGACGAGCGCCTCGACCACCTGGTCCCGGCGGTCGTCGACCCGGTGCGGACCGGTCCCGGCGGCGGGCTCGCCGGCCGCGGGGGCGTCGGCGCCCGTGGGCGGCCCGAGCTTGTCGCCCAGCTCCAGCGCGATGCGCTGCGCACCCTTGTTCCCGATGCCGGGCACGCGCACGAGAGCGGCGATGTCGCCACCTCCCACGGCGCGGCGCAGGGCGTCCGGCGTGTGCACGGCGAGCATCGCGAGCGCGAGGCGCGGACCCACGCCGCTCACGGTCTGGACGGTCTCGAAGACGGCGCACTCGTCGTCGTCGGCGAACCCGTAGAGCGTGAACGAGTCCTCGCGCACGACGAGGCTCGTCGCGAGGCGAGCCGTCTCCCCGACGCGCAGGCCGGCGAGCGTGGCGGGCGTGGCGTGGACGAGATAGCCCACTCCCCCGACCTCGAGCACGGCGCGGTCGAGCTGGACGCTCGCCACGACACCGCTCAGGGACGCGATCACGCAGGCTCCTCTCCCGGCCGGCAGCGCCGACCTGGTCCGATGGTCCGCGGCCCCGAGGACCGCCGTGGGGCCGCGCGCCGAGGTGCGCGTCGAACACCCGTACGACCGCGGTCACTCTAGCAAGGGCCGCCCACCCGCCGACCGACCGACACGGGCCACCCGCAGGGGCTGACGGCACGGTCACCGCTAGCGTGGCGCGCGGCGCCCCTTCGCCGCGTGCTCGGCGGCCGCCCAGGCGCGCTGCGCGGGCGTCAGCTCGTGCCGCTCGCCGCCCTGGAGCGCACCCGCAGGTCGCCACAGGTGGCAGATCGCGAGCGCGAGCGCGTCGGCCGCGTCCGCGGGCTTCGGCGGCTCCGCGAGCCCCAGGATGCCGGCGACCATGCGCTGCACCTGCTCCTTGCCCGCGCGCCCGCTCCCGGTGACCGCGGCCTTGACCTCCGACGGCGTGTGCAGCGCGACCGGGACGCCCCGGCGCGCCGCGCCGACCATCGCCAGACCCGCGGCCTGGGCCGTGCCCATCACGGTCCCGACGTTGTGCTGCGCGAACACGCGCTCCACCGCGACGACGTCCGGCACGTGCTCGTCGAACCACGCGTCCAGCCGCTCGGAGATCCGCAGGAGCCGCAGGTCCACGCTGAGATCCGGGTCCGTCCGGATCACGCCCACGGCGACGAGCTCGGCCCGCCGCCCCCGCGCGGAGTCCACCACCCCGACACCGCACCGGGTCAGCCCAGGATCCACACCGAGAACGCGCACCCCAGTACCCTCCCACGAGCCGACGACGGAACCCCTCCGCCTCGCGGGCCGCAGACCAAGGCGAGCCGACACCGGCGGGGCGGGTGAGGTGCGCGCGGTCGTGGCGGGCCTGGCGGGAGCGGCGCGAGGAACGAGCGCCGCGGATGGTAGACCGCGCGCACCTCACCCGCCCCGCCACCCAGGGCGACCAGTTCGGTCACCTCGGGCGACACCCGCGGTCAGTCGTCGTTCTCGAGCTCCGCCATGACCTCGTCCGACGCGTCGAAGTTCGCGTAGACGTTCTGCACGTCGTCGCTGTCCTCGAGAGCGTCGATGAGGCGCAGGATCTTGCGCGCCCCGTCGGCGTCGACCTCGACCTCCATGGACGGGTGCCAGATCGAGTCGGCCGAGTCGTACTCGAGACCCGCCTCCTGGATCGCGGTGCGCACGGCGACGAGGTCGCTCGCCTCGCACAGCACCTCGATGACCTCACCCTGGTCCGTGACCTCCTCGGCGCCCGCCTCGAGCGCGGCGAGCATGACGTCGTCCTCGGTCACGCCGTCGGCCTTCGGCACGACGACGAGGCCCTTGCGCGAGAAGAGGTACGACACCGAGCCGGGGTCGGCGAGGTTGCCGCCGTTGCGGCTGAACGCGAGGCGCACCTCGGAGGCCGCGCGGTTCTTGTTGTCGGTGAGGCACTCGACGAGGACGGCGATGCCGTTGGCGCCGTAGCCCTCGTACATGATCGTCTGGTAGTCGACGGCGTCGGCGCCCGTGCCGGAGCCTCGCTTGACGGCGCGGTCGATGTTGTCGTTCGGGACCGACGACTTCTTCGCCTTCTGGATGGCGTCGAACAGCGTCGGGTTGCCCGCGGGGTCACCGCCGCCGGTGCGCGCCGCGACCTCGATGTTCTTGATGAGCTTCGCGAAGAGCTTGCCGCGCTTGGCGTCGATGGCCGCCTTCTTGTGCTTGGTCGTGGCCCACTTGGAGTGCCCTGACATGCGTTCCTACCCCTTCGCGATTCTGACGAACAGCTCGTGCACGCGCGCGTCCCCGGAGATCTCCGGGTGGAACGAGGTGGCGAGCAGCGATCCCTGCTGGACTGCGACGATCCTACCGGCGGCGGCCGCGGGGATGCCGGGCGCCTCGTGGTCGGGGATGCGGGCGAGCACCTCGACGCCCGGCCCGACCTCCTCGACCCACGGCGCGCGGATGAACACGGCGTGCACCGCGTCCGTCCCACCAGCCCCGCCGGGGCCGTCCTCCCGCGGGGCCAGACCGGCGAACGCGAGGTCCGTCTCGAACGAGTCGACCTGCCGCCCGAACGCGTTGCGCCGCACGGTCACGTCGAGCCCGCCGATGGTCCGCTGGTCCGCCGTGCCGCCGAGGATGCGGTCGGCGAGCAGGATCATGCCCGCGCACGAGCCGTAGACGGGCAGCCCGTCGGCGATGCGGGCGCGCAGCGGCTCGTCGAGCTCGAAGATGCGCAGGAGCTTGTCGATGGTCGTCGACTCGCCCCCGGGGAGCACGAGCCCGTCGACCGCGGCCAGCTCCTCGGGACGGCGGACGCCGACCGTGCGGGCGCCGGCGGCCTCGAGCGCGGCACGGTGCTCGCGCACGTCGCCCTGCAGGGCCAGGACACCGATCGTGATCGTCACGAGGGGGAATGATACGTGCGCCGACGCACGCGCCCGGCCGTGGCACGGTTGCTAGCCTCGCCGTCGTGACCACTCCGCCCGGCACCGGACCGACGTCGCCCTACCCCGCTCAGCCTCCGTCCGGGTACCCGGGTCCGTACCCCGGCGTCCCGCCCCGTCCGCCGCGCAGCACGCGCGGGGCCACGGTCCTGGTCGTCGTCGGTGCGGCACTGCTCGTGGTCGCCCTCGTGGCGGGCGTCCTCGGCGTGACGACCTTCGTGCGGGCGCTGCCCACGGGCGTGGTCGACGGCGCGGGCGAGCCCGGTTCCGCGGCCCTCGCCTCGGGGGACGTCCCCGGGGAGGCGGAGATCGCGCTCGTCGGCGGCGAGCCGTACAGCGTGTGGGCGGTCGTCCCGATCGGCGCGGAAGGTTTCGACGCCGACGACGTCACCGTGTCGTGCCCGGACGGCGACCTCCAGGTGCGCCACCCTTCCGTCTCGGGGAGCTCCGGCTTCGGGTCGTACGAGGCGACGACCGTCGCCGAGGTGTCGTCGCCGTCGGCCGAGACCTGCACGGTGTCCGTGGCGCAGGGCGACGCCTCGCCCGGGGCGACGTTCGTCATCACCGAGGGCTGGCGGTTCGGCGAGTTCTTCG
This region includes:
- the yajC gene encoding preprotein translocase subunit YajC; protein product: MDISFILILALAAGAMFLMTSRTRKQQREAQSFRANLAPGQEVMTGSGMFGTIVDVDEEADVITIESTPGNQSRWLRAAVAKLVEPPVEAEETDEASEEDTEYGSADPGTSTSKGDVDDLVVPDDLSGLTDDGSEKDRGRRDDGTDTK
- the secD gene encoding protein translocase subunit SecD translates to MATSSTRARPVRTLVTLGILIVVLFGSLFAGTKLDPKSDENPGGASLTPGLALDLEGGTQIILQPVTTDGSQPTDEDINQAINVIRQRIDAQGVSEAEITSQGQNNIVVGIPGEPSQETIDLVSRSAQMRFRPVLAVGAPTPVATDEAATGEDAATGDGTTTDGAEESADAPADAATDGSTEAPAEDAATDGSTEAPADDATSETETTRPENPSDLAQITPEIQEQFDALDCTLPENLVGGDSGPTDSAFVACSDDGLAKYVLGPVEIEGTDISNASSGLRVGQNGVVTNEWVVNIEFDSEGTQAFREVTTRLTSLPSPQNQFAMVLDGLVISAPVSQVAIPDGKAEISGSFTRDTAATLANQLNFGSLPLTFEVQSQEQISATLGSEQLEKGLLAGAIGMLLVVIYSLFQYRTLGLVTVASLGVAAIITYGVISLLSWTIGYRLSLAGVAGLIVAIGITADSFIVYFERIRDELRDGRTLNSAVEKGWQRARRTILASDAVNFVAAIVLYYLAVGGVRGFAFTLGLTTLVDLVVVFLFTHPLLQLLARTKFFANGHPASGLDPRRLGVRSARYAGRGRVVTAESSSEAVEPADVTGDDSAPAHERPAPVRETVGAGVGRGDGQRMTIAERRAAERRAAGSGTADAGASDAPASDDENEEKH
- the ruvA gene encoding Holliday junction branch migration protein RuvA; the encoded protein is MIASLSGVVASVQLDRAVLEVGGVGYLVHATPATLAGLRVGETARLATSLVVREDSFTLYGFADDDECAVFETVQTVSGVGPRLALAMLAVHTPDALRRAVGGGDIAALVRVPGIGNKGAQRIALELGDKLGPPTGADAPAAGEPAAGTGPHRVDDRRDQVVEALVGLGWNLKAADDAVSTVLAEAGVDVVEAPDVAGALRAALRVLGGPRG
- the ruvB gene encoding Holliday junction branch migration DNA helicase RuvB, with product MVAAGADDLERAAEAALRPRRLEEFVGQAVVRDQLSLVLQAALARGSAPDHVLLSGPPGLGKTTLAMIIAAELGTSLRVTSGPAIQHAGDLAAVLSSLEEGEVLFIDEIHRLARPAEELLYMAMEDFRVDVVVGKGAGASAIPLSLPPFTAVGATTRAGLLPAPLRDRFGFTGHLDFYSSDELERVLTRSAGLLGVALDPDAAREIAGRSRGTPRIANRLLRRVRDWAQVRGDGSMDLAAARAALEVYEVDPIGLDRLDRAVLTALCTRFNGGPVGLTTLAVTVGEEAETVETVAEPYLVREGLIGRTPRGRVATPAAWAHLGLTPPREGGTLFDA
- the secF gene encoding protein translocase subunit SecF — translated: MASGFAQWGNDLYTGRRSYAIVAKRRAYFLVAVVLVVLSLGVIGVRVAGDGLNLGIEFRGGSEFTVSGVSDTEQQPALDAVAAVAPEEAPRVTSVGASTVRVQTAELSNDQVEQVRTELADAYGVSAGEVTSSFIGPTWGKDVSQKAVVGLVVFLLLVSLVMTVYFRNWRMALAAVIALFHDLVVTVGIYALIGWEITPATVIGLLTILAYSIYDTVVVFDKVRENTVGVLDQTRSTYAERANLAINQTLVRSINTSVVALLPVAGILFIGAFLLGAGTLRDIALALFVGMGVGAYSSVFLATPLEVTLREREKPIQEHTAKVLALRAEKLESAGDDEDAELAAAGVAGHRQLQPGGHLGNKAQPRRRRPR
- the pdxT gene encoding pyridoxal 5'-phosphate synthase glutaminase subunit PdxT; this encodes MTITIGVLALQGDVREHRAALEAAGARTVGVRRPEELAAVDGLVLPGGESTTIDKLLRIFELDEPLRARIADGLPVYGSCAGMILLADRILGGTADQRTIGGLDVTVRRNAFGRQVDSFETDLAFAGLAPREDGPGGAGGTDAVHAVFIRAPWVEEVGPGVEVLARIPDHEAPGIPAAAAGRIVAVQQGSLLATSFHPEISGDARVHELFVRIAKG
- the ruvC gene encoding crossover junction endodeoxyribonuclease RuvC: MRVLGVDPGLTRCGVGVVDSARGRRAELVAVGVIRTDPDLSVDLRLLRISERLDAWFDEHVPDVVAVERVFAQHNVGTVMGTAQAAGLAMVGAARRGVPVALHTPSEVKAAVTGSGRAGKEQVQRMVAGILGLAEPPKPADAADALALAICHLWRPAGALQGGERHELTPAQRAWAAAEHAAKGRRAPR
- a CDS encoding YebC/PmpR family DNA-binding transcriptional regulator, giving the protein MSGHSKWATTKHKKAAIDAKRGKLFAKLIKNIEVAARTGGGDPAGNPTLFDAIQKAKKSSVPNDNIDRAVKRGSGTGADAVDYQTIMYEGYGANGIAVLVECLTDNKNRAASEVRLAFSRNGGNLADPGSVSYLFSRKGLVVVPKADGVTEDDVMLAALEAGAEEVTDQGEVIEVLCEASDLVAVRTAIQEAGLEYDSADSIWHPSMEVEVDADGARKILRLIDALEDSDDVQNVYANFDASDEVMAELENDD
- a CDS encoding adenine phosphoribosyltransferase, which encodes MSDALQPPTGEADGLRAVGLAGLGAQRAARVLELVRAVPDYPGPGITFRDITGLLADGEAFGHVVEALGDAARAAGGIDLVAGMEARGFLIGAPLATHLGVGFVPLRKAGKLPPPTDTVTYDLEYGTATIELRSGTLPPGARVLVVDDVLATGGTAAAGAELVERGGGVVVGLAFLLELEGLGGRERLAGRDVATLVHVES